Sequence from the Chloroflexota bacterium genome:
TCATCTCTGGCCGAGGTGTGATCATCTCCGGGGCTCACCAGGAAATCAGAGAGCTGGCAGAAAAGGCACAGATACCGGTGATCACCACCCTGCTGGGAACCAGTTCCTTCCCAGAGAATCACATGCTCAGCCTGGGTATGCTGGGAATGCACGGTCTGGCCTATGCCAATATGGCGGTAACCCATGCTGACCTGGTGATCGCCATTGGTATGAGGTTTGATGATCGGGCTACAGGTATAGTTAGCGGTTTTGCTCCCAAGGCTAGCATTATCCACATCGATATTGACCCGGCCGAGATCGGCAAGAACGTCAGAGTGGATGTTCCCATCGTGGGCGATGTCAAGCACGTGCTACGAGAGTTGAACAAGCAAGTGACGAACCAGACCCACGTCGGTTGGATCCAGCAACTGGAGCAGTGGCGTCAAGAACATCCGTCCATAGACATCAGGGGCGGCGAGGAACTCCTGCCCCAGTATGTGATCCGCAGCATCTGTGAAGTAACCAACAGCGACGCCACTATTGTTACCGGGGTAGGGCAGCACCAGATGTGGTCCGCCCAGCACTTCTGCTATAAGAAGCCCAACAGTTTCATTTCCTCTGGCGGCTTGGGCACCATGGGATTTGAACTGCCAGCCGCTATCGGGGTCAAGGTCGGGCGCCCGGAGGAGACCGTCTGGTGCGTGGCTGGGGATGGCGGCATCCAGATGACTATACAGGAGTTGGCCACCATGGTTCAGGAAAGGCTGGCCATCAAGATAGCCATCATGAACAACGGCTATCTGGGCATGGTCAGGCAATGGCAGGAGCTGTTCTACGGGCGTCGCTATGTGGCCACACCTCTAATGGGTCCGGACTTCCTGAAGATCGCTGACGCCTATGGCATCTCTGCGCTAAGAGTGAAAAAGCGGAGTGAGGTGATCCCTGCCATCCAGAGGGCCATGGAACATGATGGGCCTTTCCTCATTGATTTCATGGTAGAGCCCGAGGAGAGCGTTTACCCTATGGTGCCTCCAGGGGCAACCCTGGCTCAGGTGATCGAGTGTCCCAAGAGGAAGGCCGCGGTACCCAGCACCAGTGGTACTGTAAGCAATATCTAGGCTATCGCCTCAAGCTTTTCAAGAGACAGGAGGTGCTGCAAGTGACTCAACCGAAGCACACTATAGTCGCCCTAGTGGCTGACAGGCCCGGCGTGCTCAACCGCGTGGCTAGCCTTTTCCGCCGGCGTGGTTTCAACATCGAAAGCATTGCCGTGGGGCGAACAGAGATGAAGGGGGTATCCCGAATGACCATCGTGGTCAGCGGTGACACCGCTACAGTAGAACAGGTAAGGAAACAGCTAGACAAGGTGATCGATGTCATTAAGTTGTCCGACATCACTGATGAAGATAGGGTAGACCGAGAATTGGCCTTGATCAAAGTAAAGACTACACCGCAAAACCGCAGCGAAATCATGCAGATTGTCGATATCTTCAGGGCCAACATTGTGGATGTGGCGGCTGAATCAGTCACTGTGGAAGTCACTGGTGACGAAGACAAGATAAGCTCCCTACTTAACCTCCTGCGTGACTTCGGTATCAAAGAGGTCGCCCGCACTGGACGGCTGGCGATGACCAGAGGCACCGTCCCAACCTAGAGGGCAGACCTGGCATCTGCACTTGAGGCAAAAGGTCTCATAAAGGTGGATCAGTCCCTGTTGCTGGCAGGCTGAATTCACCTTCATCCTTTCCAAGCCAAAGATTTGCTTCTGCATGCGTCTGGTCACCCAGTTCTCCGGCAAACCCGGATAGTCACGGTATAACTCCAAAACTTGCCCTTTGAGCCACGACTGATGGCATTTGACTGCCCAAGCAAGAAGGCACGGAAGCAGAACGTTCACCACCATCTCTCTGGCACGGCCCTGACCAATGAGGCTCCGTTCGCTACCCAGTTCCCTTCCAAAATCACAGTGGGACACCCAGTAGCCATCGCCGGGGATCATGAACATCTGCTCCAACTTCTTCTGAGTTTGAGGGTGAGCCTGCTCGACCATGTCCAGCACGCTCTCCAAAAGCACTGGCCCGTGCCTGGAAAGCAGGTAGCTAGCAGCCACAATACGGCGAGGTGGCAGATTCTCTGGCCGTACCTTGAAGAACCGCCAATCCGACTCCTTCATCGCCTGACCGACACCGCAAGAGTACCAAACTTGTTGCAGTCTTTCCGCTTCTAGCTTGTCAGAGCCAGAAAGGCCCATGTGCTTCCCGCATCTTTGTTTGGGCAGCAGCCCGGCCGTACCTAACATCATCGCCTGGATTTCCACCAAACTTCGCAGGCCGTCAGTCTCTACCAGGACATCTAGTGGCAGCAATTGCGCCAGCCTTTCAAAAGGTCTCTTGTTCTTGGCATAGCCCAAAGCTCTCATCAAGCCTTCATGAAGTACCTGGTCTATCTCTGTTTCGGCCATTCTTTTCTTGAATCGCCACGCCTTCAAATGGAACCGTTCCTTCCCGGCTTTAACCAGCACACCCTCCACCCAGGCCTGGCCATGCCGCTGGAACGCCTCGGAGCAAGCACAACTCAAAAAGGACGGCTGCATTGCCCAGCGCAATTCCTCAAGTGGCCCTCTCAGATATGGTGACAAGGCCAGAATCGGTGCTTTCTTCCCGTTGTTCAGCGAACTAGCTTCCCTACCACCATCCCAAAGCACCACATGCAGAACAACGCTGTCATAGTTTGGGTCCTTATGGTGGCCATGGGCCTCCCACTCCTGGGAGCGGAGATGAAGCTCCACGTCCCCGGTAACCGGACTTCCTCCATTCATGCCGATGATCGCATGGCGAAAGTCAGGACCACTGTCATGGCTGTTCTCCCAGCCCGGATGGAGCACCAATACTCTTTGGCCATCAACAGTCGTCAACGCATCTTTGATTATCCACTGATGCCTCCAAATCTGAGCTAGGAGGCTTTCCCTGATCATATCCCTATCCAACCTCCCTCGGGTACATCTTACACTATTACGTGTAATCAGGGTACAAAAAACTGGCCCTGAGGTGACCAAGTCTGCTTCTCATCGATGGTATGAACCACCTGCCAGCCTTGCCGGCTCAGTTCAGCTCCGATGAAACGCCGGTGACACCGCCACGGCAACTTCTCGGCACAGACAATGGCTGTGATTCTCTGAGACGCTATCCCCATCAACTCTTCCAGTCCGCCTTTGAACTCTTCCGTGGTTGAGAAGGTTGCATAGCCACCTTTTTTGTATCCCCCCAACTTCCCACCCAGATAATAGTAGTCGATGCCTTGCTGTGGCAGCGACTTGGTTAGCTCCTCGCAGCTAAAGTATGAGAAGCGACTCCTGGGAAAACGGCGCACATCCACCACCACCTGAACCTCATATCGGTTCAGCAAAGCCACAAACTCGTCAAAACTTCGAGTGCCGGTGCCGAGGGTATAGACTAATCTGCCCACCTTGGGAATGTCCTTTGCCTCTCTATTTAGCCCCTCACTCCCATGATACACGTTTCCGTGTATCTGTCAAGCCCCTGAAGGAAGAGCGCAACGAAAACTGAGACTCCAGAGGACGTATCACAGAGGAAGCATGGAGAACAAACCATCCGAACACTGCGGCCTCCGGCCACTGTCATCAGTTATCTTTTTCGGTCTGCTCTCCCTGATATTTGAAGCCGGCCCCCTCAGAAATCATGGTAAGCAGCGTCGCGGAGGCACCCCGCGGCCGGTACATCCCCAACTCCCACTCGCTGATGGTCTGCTGGCGTGTTCCCATCTGGTCAGCCAATTGTTGCTGTGTCACGCCCAGATGACGCCGCAGCGCCCGGATGCGCTGCCTGTCCCACTCCTGCTTCTTTCTTCGTTTCATGGACACATCTTACACGCTTGAGTGCATGGCCGTCAACGGCTTAACCACGAGGCCGCCCACGAATGCGTAGGTATCATCCTGATCCGCCGCAGAGGCTGTGAATTTATTGCCCCTTCAAAGCTGGAAATCGTGAAGGGCCGAAGCTACGGCCCGCATTTCTTCACAAACTCGCACGCGGATAAGAATCTCGGTTGTTACGCAGAATTAGTTGTGTTTCAGACCGGCCAGCAGGTCTTCCACCGGTAGAGTGTTCAATATGTTGCGTGCCTCACACCAGCCACGGCGGGCTATGCCGATGCCAAAGCGCATCAGGGCCAAATGGTCAGCCCTATGAGCATCAGTGCTCATGATAAGCTTCACCCCCAGCTCTCTGGCCCGCATTACGTGAACGTCCTTCAGGTCGAGGCGCTCCGGCATAGCGTTGATTTCCAGGGCTGTCCCCGCTTGCGCCGCAGCATGAAAAACCGCCTCCATGTCCAGGGCAACAGGCTCCCTCTCACCCAGTAGCCGACAGGTGGGATGAGCTATCACATCCACATGGGGATTCCTTATCGCCATCAGAACCCTCTCAGTCATCTTGGCCTGATCCTGTCCCATAGCAGAGTGCACCGCAGCCACCACCACATCCAGCTCTTTCAGAAGTTCGTCAGGAAAGTCCAGGCTTCCATTGGCACGGATATCCACCTCGATCCCAGTGAGAATGCGGAGGTCGGTCACCCTTTCATTGAGCCTTCTGATCTCGGCCATTTGCTCCCGCAAGCGCTCCTCCGTCAGTCCACGGGCAATCCCCCGACCCCGAGAATGCTCGGTTATGGCGATGTACTGGTAGCCCAGGGCCCGGGCTGTCACGGTCATAGCTTCCAGAGAGTCATGGCCATCGCTCCAGTCAGTATGGACGTGGAGGTCACCTTTGATGTCTGACAACTTCACCAGTTCAGGGATAGAACCTTGCTCCGCCCTCTCCACCTCCTGCTGTCCTTCCCGCAACTCCGGGGGGATCAGGGGCAGGCCCAGGCGATGATAGAACTCCTCCTCGGTAGCGAACTTCTCCAACTCGCCTGTTCGCAGATCAGTGATCCCATACTCACTCAATTTGACCCCCTGGCGACGCCCCCTTTCCCTGAGAACGATGTTATGCTGCTTGCTGCCGGTGAAATATTGAAGCAGAGAGCCGAAGGCATCGTGTTCCACCACCCGGAGGTCCACCTGAAGCCCCTGGTCAGCAATAATGCTGGCCTTGGTGACTCCTTTGGCCAGCACCTCCTTTGCCAGAGGCAGACGAATGAAGGCCTCGATAGCCGCCTCAGCTTCATCTGCCGTGCCCATCAGGTCAATGTCGCCGATGGTCTCCCTGAAGCGGCGTAGGCTTCCTGCTGGAGTAAGGTGGCGCAGGTCAGACGTCTTGCCGAGAGAGGCCATGATATCTTCCACCAAGGGCAGGGCGACACCAATGGGGATGCGCCGCTCCTTGGTGCGCAGCGACTGGAGGTGACGCAGGATATTTTCCGCTGTCTTATCACCCAGGCGGAAGAGCTTGGCCACCTTACCTTCAAGGATGGCCGTTTCCAGTTCCTCCACCGATTTTATCCCAAGTTCGGTGGAAAGTCTGACGGCAGTCTTGGGGCCGATGCCGGGTATCTCCAGGAGGCTGATGACCCCTTCGGGGAATTCCGCCCGCAATTTCTCGTAGTATTCCAGGCGGCCAGTGGTGAGAAGCTCGGTAATCTTCTTGGCAATAGCCTCGCCAACGCCGG
This genomic interval carries:
- the ilvB gene encoding biosynthetic-type acetolactate synthase large subunit, which translates into the protein MKLTGAQIVCESLAREGVEVMFGFPGGTLLPFYDTLRHYPQLRHILVRHEQGAAHAADGYARATGRPGLCCATSGPGATNLVTGIANAYLDSSPVIAMTGQVARPFIGKDAFQEIDITGITLPITKHNYIALSAADLARIFKEAFYIATTGRLGTVLIDIPRDVFIEEAEFHYPVKVDLPGYKPILRGHPAQIRKAAQLIDRAKCPVIISGRGVIISGAHQEIRELAEKAQIPVITTLLGTSSFPENHMLSLGMLGMHGLAYANMAVTHADLVIAIGMRFDDRATGIVSGFAPKASIIHIDIDPAEIGKNVRVDVPIVGDVKHVLRELNKQVTNQTHVGWIQQLEQWRQEHPSIDIRGGEELLPQYVIRSICEVTNSDATIVTGVGQHQMWSAQHFCYKKPNSFISSGGLGTMGFELPAAIGVKVGRPEETVWCVAGDGGIQMTIQELATMVQERLAIKIAIMNNGYLGMVRQWQELFYGRRYVATPLMGPDFLKIADAYGISALRVKKRSEVIPAIQRAMEHDGPFLIDFMVEPEESVYPMVPPGATLAQVIECPKRKAAVPSTSGTVSNI
- the polX gene encoding DNA polymerase/3'-5' exonuclease PolX encodes the protein MLHGTRRKNYPMKNSEVARVFQDIADFLEMKGEIPFKVRAYQKAVRSIEYLPVELEQLMEEGRLKEVPGVGEAIAKKITELLTTGRLEYYEKLRAEFPEGVISLLEIPGIGPKTAVRLSTELGIKSVEELETAILEGKVAKLFRLGDKTAENILRHLQSLRTKERRIPIGVALPLVEDIMASLGKTSDLRHLTPAGSLRRFRETIGDIDLMGTADEAEAAIEAFIRLPLAKEVLAKGVTKASIIADQGLQVDLRVVEHDAFGSLLQYFTGSKQHNIVLRERGRRQGVKLSEYGITDLRTGELEKFATEEEFYHRLGLPLIPPELREGQQEVERAEQGSIPELVKLSDIKGDLHVHTDWSDGHDSLEAMTVTARALGYQYIAITEHSRGRGIARGLTEERLREQMAEIRRLNERVTDLRILTGIEVDIRANGSLDFPDELLKELDVVVAAVHSAMGQDQAKMTERVLMAIRNPHVDVIAHPTCRLLGEREPVALDMEAVFHAAAQAGTALEINAMPERLDLKDVHVMRARELGVKLIMSTDAHRADHLALMRFGIGIARRGWCEARNILNTLPVEDLLAGLKHN
- a CDS encoding DUF2851 family protein, with translation MIRESLLAQIWRHQWIIKDALTTVDGQRVLVLHPGWENSHDSGPDFRHAIIGMNGGSPVTGDVELHLRSQEWEAHGHHKDPNYDSVVLHVVLWDGGREASSLNNGKKAPILALSPYLRGPLEELRWAMQPSFLSCACSEAFQRHGQAWVEGVLVKAGKERFHLKAWRFKKRMAETEIDQVLHEGLMRALGYAKNKRPFERLAQLLPLDVLVETDGLRSLVEIQAMMLGTAGLLPKQRCGKHMGLSGSDKLEAERLQQVWYSCGVGQAMKESDWRFFKVRPENLPPRRIVAASYLLSRHGPVLLESVLDMVEQAHPQTQKKLEQMFMIPGDGYWVSHCDFGRELGSERSLIGQGRAREMVVNVLLPCLLAWAVKCHQSWLKGQVLELYRDYPGLPENWVTRRMQKQIFGLERMKVNSACQQQGLIHLYETFCLKCRCQVCPLGWDGASGHRQPSSAGDLFDTEVTQEVK
- a CDS encoding DUF488 domain-containing protein → MYHGSEGLNREAKDIPKVGRLVYTLGTGTRSFDEFVALLNRYEVQVVVDVRRFPRSRFSYFSCEELTKSLPQQGIDYYYLGGKLGGYKKGGYATFSTTEEFKGGLEELMGIASQRITAIVCAEKLPWRCHRRFIGAELSRQGWQVVHTIDEKQTWSPQGQFFVP
- a CDS encoding helix-turn-helix domain-containing protein, which translates into the protein MKRRKKQEWDRQRIRALRRHLGVTQQQLADQMGTRQQTISEWELGMYRPRGASATLLTMISEGAGFKYQGEQTEKDN
- the ilvN gene encoding acetolactate synthase small subunit; amino-acid sequence: MTQPKHTIVALVADRPGVLNRVASLFRRRGFNIESIAVGRTEMKGVSRMTIVVSGDTATVEQVRKQLDKVIDVIKLSDITDEDRVDRELALIKVKTTPQNRSEIMQIVDIFRANIVDVAAESVTVEVTGDEDKISSLLNLLRDFGIKEVARTGRLAMTRGTVPT